The Brachyhypopomus gauderio isolate BG-103 chromosome 1, BGAUD_0.2, whole genome shotgun sequence genome includes a window with the following:
- the pkp3b gene encoding plakophilin-3: MSATEGLFFSALPPSTSVTTYAVPSDNQLGSDHLTKAKRVQQQVQQRLAEKASSITRMNSSHYPATEYNGTSSMRYHSQGTGSSAKTLVYNGSRVISPRISHYGGGFSSRSAVEMGSQRRISYGVPMPATLGRPYQFHDDTYVGTHQGGQAHATEARAVSRLEQEAASLGLQTQPRQSSPTPNWLTQDAMGSSEHQAYYGHSTMPNLSIRRTLSGTLAREGFSRGWREAELAHQYSFKGPAHRTITRMNNRQLQHQRMNQSPMQWQQVSTGGSSMMGGGHYQSSIRRAGSVHSLKSVGRGADVCDVVADGGDMPGGLHNLDMSTAVGYLSSSDVAMQTLGAAYIQHQCYHSSDAKELVRALKGIPALVQLFSSESQEVQRYATGATRNLIYESMENKSALIESGGIVKLVAVLKEPDDELRKNITGILWNLSSKDSLKEKLARESLVELTERVLLPLSGGGESGIIQQSPSEVDIFYNTTGCLRNLSSVNGRTRQQMRETRGLVDSLVGYIHNSLQEGKPEDKGLENCVCVLRNLSYQLYTEIPQSVHLRLEGPTRAHATHNRDAISCFSPQSKKTKNQRNQELSTFSEVARVPKGAEWLWHPQIIGTYSQVLQSSESSASTREAAAGALQNMTAGEGRWASVLSRVTLEHERMLPVILDQLRTPTDVELRSLTGLLRNLSRHTKNKADMATKVVNVLVSKLPGDGLQKEPSADVVVNICGVLNNLVIASSVAARDITYFDGLPKLVGIKVSHDNSPGKLKASKAASTVLCNMFQYSKLHKDYKQKGFTRRDFAEAI, from the exons ATGAGCGCCACCGAAGGGCTTTTTTTCTCCGCTTTACCACCGAGCACCTCGGTCACCACGTACGCAGTCCCGTCCGACAACCAGCTCGGATCGGATCACTTGACCAAAGCGAAACGCGTTCAGCAGCAAGTCCAGCAACGCCTGGCCGAGAAGGCGTCCTCCATCACGCGGATGAATTCTTCACATTATCCGGCCACAG AATATAACGGCACATCTTCAATGAGATATCACAGCCAAGGCACCGGTTCCAGCGCCAAGACACTCGTATACAATGGCAGCAGAGTTATA AGCCCACGAATATCTCACTATGGAGGAGGGTTCAGCTCCCGCTCAGCGGTGGAGATGGGTTCCCAACGCAGGATCAGCTACGGCGTTCCCATGCCCGCCACCCTGGGCCGACCGTACCAGTTCCATGACGACACGTATGTCGGCACTCACCAGGGCGGCCAGGCGCACGCCACGGAGGCGAGAGCCGTCAGCCGTCTGGAGCAGGAAGCCGCGTCTCTGGGCTTGCAGACGCAGCCGAGGCAGTCCTCGCCTACGCCTAACTGGCTGACTCAGGATGCCATGGGCTCATCGGAGCATCAGGCGTACTATGGCCACAGCACGATGCCCAACCTGTCTATACGGCGCACCCTTAGTGGCACGCTGGCACGTGAGGGGTTTAGCAGAGGCTGGAGGGAAGCCGAGCTTGCTCATCAGTATTCATTCAAGGGCCCCGCCCACCGGACCATCACCCGCATGAATAACCGGCAGCTGCAGCACCAGAGGATGAACCAGAGCCCCATGCAGTGGCAGCAGGTGTCCACCGGGGGCAGCTCAATGATGGGCGGGGGGCACTACCAGAGCAGCATAAGGCGAGCGGGGTCTGTGCACAGCCTGAAGAGCGTGGGCCGCGGGGCGGACGTGTGCGATGTGGTGGCCGACGGTGGTGATATGCCTGGGGG ACTCCACAATCTGGACATGTCGACTGCGGTCGGCTATCTCAGCTCCTCAGATGTTGCCATGCAAACGCTGGGAGCCGCCTACATCCAGCACCAGTGTTATCACAGCAGCGATGCCAAGGAACTG GTGCGTGCGCTGAAGGGCATCCCCGCCCTGGTGCAGCTCTTCAGCAGCGAGAGCCAGGAGGTGCAGCGTTACGCCACTGGTGCCACCCGCAACCTCATCTACGAGAGCATGGAGAACAAGAGCGCCCTCATCGAGTCCGGCGGCATCGTCAAGCTGGTGGCGGTGCTGAAGGAGCCCGACGACGAGCTGCGCAAGAACATCACAG gtaTTCTGTGGAACCTGTCCTCTAAGGACAGCCTGAAGGAGAAGCTGGCTCGTGAGAGTCTGGTGGAGCTGACTGAGCGGGTGTTGCTTCCTCTCTCAGGAGGAGGAGAGTCTGGCATTATCCAGCAGAGTCCCTCAGAGGTTGACATCTTCTACAACACTACAGGCTGCCTCAg GAACCTGAGCTCTGTGAATGGGAGGACCAGACAGCAGATGAGGGAAACTCGTGGCCTGGTGGACTCTCTTGTGGGGTACATCCACAACTCGCTCCAGGAGGGTAAACCCGAAGACAAG GGTCtagagaactgtgtgtgtgtgctaagaaACCTGTCATACCAGCTGTACACCGAGATCCCCCAATCGGTGCATTTGCGTTTGGAGGGGCCCACGCGAGCTCACGCAACACACAACAGAGATGCTATCAGTTGCTTCTCACCGCAGagcaagaaaacaaaaaat CAGAGGAACCAGGAACTGTCGACCTTCTCTGAGGTGGCGCGAGTACCCAAGGGGGCGGAGTGGCTGTGGCACCCTCAGATCATAGGGACGTACAGCCAGGTGCTGCAGAGCAGTGAGAGCAGTGCCTCCACCCGCGAGGCTGCAGCCGGCGCCCTGCAGAACATGACGGCGGGAGAGGGCCGG TGGGCATCGGTATTGAGTCGAGTTACCCTGGAACATGAGCGTATGCTTCCTGTCATTCTGGACCAACTGAGGACCCCCACCGACGTGGAGCTGCGATCCCTCACTGGCCTGCTGCGGAACTTGTCCCGTCACACCAAAAACAAGGCCGATATGG CCACCAAGGTGGTGAACGTTCTGGTGTCCAAACTGCCTGGTGACGGTTTGCAGAAGGAGCCGTCGGCCGATGTGGTGGTTAACATCTGCGGCGTCCTCAACAACCTGGTCATCGCCAGCTCGGTCGCCGCCAGAGACATCACCTACTTTGATGGGCTGCCCAAACTGGTTGGCATCAAGGTCTCCCACGACAACAG TCCAGGCAAGCTGAAAGCTTCTAAGGCCGCCTCTACGGTGCTTTGCAACATGTTTCAGTACAGCAAGCTCCACAAAGACTACAAGCAG AAAGGGTTCACGAGGCGAGACTTTGCTGAAGCGATTTGA